Within the Agromyces ramosus genome, the region GACGACAAGCGCGGCACGATCATGGCGTTCGACATCACGACGAGCGACGGCCGCGCCGGTCGCATCGATCGCCCGTCGGGCGACACCCTGAAGGCTGAGCTCTACGCGTACTACGGGGAGCGCTGCGGGCTCCAGTGAGCGGCCGGGGGCGACTCGCTGCAGGTGGATGCCGGGTCTCCTCAGTCGCGCGGTTCCACCACGCGTGCGAGCAGTTCGATGAGCAGGCGCTCGGTGAACGGCGCGGGCAGGGCGGCCACGAGCGCGAGCACGGGCGCCTGCCGCTCGGGCAGCGCCCCTGCGGCATCGCTTCCGCCGAGCAGCCCGAACGCACCGAGCAGTCCGGCCGCGGTGTCGGAGTCGAGCCCGACGGATGCCCCGGCGAGCGCGTCGGCACCGCCCGGCAGCGTCGCCAGGAGCCCCGTGAGCAGTGCCGCCCCGTCGACCGGCGGCTCGCCGCGGACGGCATCGGCCGCGGCGACGAGCGCGGCCGAGAGGTCGGGCAGCACCGCCTCGGTCACGGGCGTCACCGTCAGGTGCGTCGTGTGCGGCAGCCGCGTGCCGTCGGATTGGGTGAGCGCCGGCTGCAGTTGCAGGTGCCAGCCCGCGACGCGCGCGACATCCGCCCAGTGATGCGGATCGACCCGCCGATCGGCCGGCACCCCGTCGTCGACGGCGACGGCGAAGAGCGGGCCGGTGGGCGAGCCCACGACGTGCAGGCCCTCGATGCCGTCGACGAGCTCACGCAGGGCAGCGGTGGCACGGGCCACCTGCGAGGTGAGCCGGGCGAAGCCGTCGTCGCCGAGCGCCTCGGTGATCGCCCAGGCCGCCGCAAGCGGTCCGGCGGGCTTCGAGCCCGTCAGCGTCGGGTTCACGACGGGGTAGCCGGGCCACGCCGTGGTCGCGAAGTACTGGCGGCGCTGGCGATCGCGGCCGCGGGTGAGCAGCACGGACACGCCCTTCGGCGCGTACCCGTACTTGTGCAGGTCGGCCGAGAGGCTCGTGACGCCCGGCACCCGCAGGTCCCATGCGGGCAGCGGATCGGGCCAGAACGCGAGCGCGAAGCCCCCGATGCAGGCGTCGACGTGCAGCGCGATGCCCCGCGGCGACGTGACGGCCGCGACATCGGCGACCGGGTCGAGTCCGGCGAACGGGTACGAGGGTGCGCTCACCACGACGAGCGCGACGTCGTCGCCGAGTCGCTCCTCGATGTCGGACGCCGCGACCGCACCGGTGATGGGGTCGACGGGCACGAGGTCGAGCGCGAGCCCGAAGTACTCGGCCGCCTTGTGGAACGCCGCGTGCACGGTCACGGGCGCGACGAGCCTCGGCACCCGCGGCGTGCCCGCGCGAGCTGCCCGCCAGGCGTCACGGGCGGACTTCACGGCGAGCAGGCAGCTCTCGGTGCCCCCGGACGTGACCGAGCCGACGACATCGGCGTCGCCGCCGAGCACGCGCCGGGCGAAGCCCACGAGCCCGGCCTCCATCGTCGCGACCGAGGTGAAGGTCGTGGGGTCGAGTCCGTTGACGGGCTGCACGAGCCGCGCGGCCTGTGCGGCGAGCTCGTCGAGCTCGGGCATGCCCGAGTCGTAGACGTACGAGAGTACCCGGCCGCCGTGCGTGGGGGCATCGACGGCCCGCAATTGCTCGAGCTCGGCGAGGATGTCGGATGCCTCGCGGCGGAAGCGGCTCATCGTGCCACCGCCGTCACGGCGGCTGCTGCGGCATCCGCGTCGATGTCGCTGCGCCTGAGCGGATAGCGACGCAGTGCGAAGAGGCTCGCGGCGACGAGCAGCGCGGGGATCACGCTGAAGCTCAGCGCGATGCCCGCCACCGCGGTGGGCGACTGCGTGACGATCTCGGAGCCGCTCGACTGGAGGTATCCGGTGAGGGCAAGCACGATCGTGAGCACGGTGGCGCCGAGCGCCATGCCGGCCGTCTCGCCGGCCGTCCAGACGCCGCCGAAGCTGCCCGCCCGACCGAGTCCGTGGGTACGCGCGTCGTGCGAGATGACGTCGGGCAGCATGGCCATGGGCAGCGACTGCATGCCCGCGTACCCGATCCCCGCGACCGCGACGGGGAGGTAGATCCACGGCCCGGGCGCCCAGACCATGCCGACCAGTGTCAGCGCCGCGACGCCGAACACGACGCTCGCGATGGCGAACCCGCGCTCCTTGCCGACGCGGCGGGCGACCCGCTCCCAGACCGGCGCCGCGAACACGGCCGGCGCGATGAGCGCCACGAACAGGTAGGTGACGGCGCCCTCGTCGCGGAGCACCCAGGTCGCCACGAACTGGGCTCCGGCCAGCATGAGGCCCGTCGCGAGCCCCTGCAGCACGAATGCCGCGAGGAGCGCGCGGAACGGGGCGCTCCGCCGCAGCGCGGCGAGGCCCTCGGCGTAGCCGGCACGGATGCTCCGGCGAGGCGCGGCATCCGTCACCGCCAGGTTCTTCGGGGCGGTCGTCGACGCCACGAGCATGCCCACCCCGATGACGACGCCCGCGACGAGCGCCATGACGAGGTAGCCCGTGTGCTCGTCGGCGAAGGCGCCGCGGAGCTCGGGACCGCCCGCGCCGAACAACAGGATGGCGATCGTGAGCACCACGACCCGCCAGGTCAGCAGCCGCGTGCGGGCGTCGTAGTCGGTGGTCAGCTCTGCCGGGAGGGCGATGTAGGGCACCTGGAAGAGGCTGAAGGCAGTCGCGGTGGTGAGGAAGGACAGGAAGACCCAGACCGTGGCGACGGCCGGGATGCTGCCCGCCGGCACGGCGAAGGTGAGCAGGAAGCCGACCGGCAACGCGATCGCTCCGACGACCATCCAGGTGCGGCGGGTGCCGGTGCGCACGAGACGGCGATCGCTCCGCTCGCCGATCCACGGGTCGATCACGACGTCCCACACCTTCGCGGCGGTGACGACGAGCCCGGCGACGAGCGCCGTGACGCCGAGCGTGTCGGTCAGGTAGTAGACGAGTACGAGGCCGGGAAGGGTGGCGAAGCCGCCCGTGCCGATCGACCCGATCGCATAGCGGGTCACGACACCGCGGGAAATGCTTCGCTCCGTTGCGGTCATGGAGGCAGTGTACCCACCCGGAGGCGAAGTGGGTCAACTGTCCTAGACTGTGCCCATGCGCGCCACCACGGCCTCCCCCGAACTGTTCACGAGCCTCACCGACGACGTCGTCGCGTCCGGCTCCGAGACCATCCCCGTGCCCACCCCGTCGACCGGCGAGACACTGCACGAGCTGCCCCGCTCGAGTGCCGCCGACGTGCGCGACGCCGTGGCGCGGGCGCGCCTCGCGCAGCTCGCCTGGGT harbors:
- a CDS encoding pyridoxal phosphate-dependent decarboxylase family protein, producing the protein MSRFRREASDILAELEQLRAVDAPTHGGRVLSYVYDSGMPELDELAAQAARLVQPVNGLDPTTFTSVATMEAGLVGFARRVLGGDADVVGSVTSGGTESCLLAVKSARDAWRAARAGTPRVPRLVAPVTVHAAFHKAAEYFGLALDLVPVDPITGAVAASDIEERLGDDVALVVVSAPSYPFAGLDPVADVAAVTSPRGIALHVDACIGGFALAFWPDPLPAWDLRVPGVTSLSADLHKYGYAPKGVSVLLTRGRDRQRRQYFATTAWPGYPVVNPTLTGSKPAGPLAAAWAITEALGDDGFARLTSQVARATAALRELVDGIEGLHVVGSPTGPLFAVAVDDGVPADRRVDPHHWADVARVAGWHLQLQPALTQSDGTRLPHTTHLTVTPVTEAVLPDLSAALVAAADAVRGEPPVDGAALLTGLLATLPGGADALAGASVGLDSDTAAGLLGAFGLLGGSDAAGALPERQAPVLALVAALPAPFTERLLIELLARVVEPRD
- a CDS encoding MFS transporter gives rise to the protein MTATERSISRGVVTRYAIGSIGTGGFATLPGLVLVYYLTDTLGVTALVAGLVVTAAKVWDVVIDPWIGERSDRRLVRTGTRRTWMVVGAIALPVGFLLTFAVPAGSIPAVATVWVFLSFLTTATAFSLFQVPYIALPAELTTDYDARTRLLTWRVVVLTIAILLFGAGGPELRGAFADEHTGYLVMALVAGVVIGVGMLVASTTAPKNLAVTDAAPRRSIRAGYAEGLAALRRSAPFRALLAAFVLQGLATGLMLAGAQFVATWVLRDEGAVTYLFVALIAPAVFAAPVWERVARRVGKERGFAIASVVFGVAALTLVGMVWAPGPWIYLPVAVAGIGYAGMQSLPMAMLPDVISHDARTHGLGRAGSFGGVWTAGETAGMALGATVLTIVLALTGYLQSSGSEIVTQSPTAVAGIALSFSVIPALLVAASLFALRRYPLRRSDIDADAAAAAVTAVAR